The Pedobacter roseus genome contains a region encoding:
- a CDS encoding BRO-N domain-containing protein, with the protein MSDIKLFEEKQVRSHWDDVEGQWYFSIIDVIEVLTTSDRPRKYWADLKSKLKKEGSELSDQIGQLKMKASDGKSRATDVANTPQLLRIIQSIPSPKAEPFKQWLAKVGYERIQEITNPEQSLNRARENWQKLGRSEKWIQQRMTGQETRNKLTDYWKDNGVTKNIEFALLTNIIHQEWTGLTVQNHKNLKGLKSQNLRDHMSEAELIFTALAELSTRQIAETEESMGLKENANSSKKGGAIAKNARIALESKTGKSVITGENFLPTPKENKKLK; encoded by the coding sequence ATGAGTGATATTAAGCTATTTGAAGAAAAACAGGTTAGAAGCCACTGGGATGATGTAGAAGGACAATGGTATTTTTCAATTATTGATGTAATTGAAGTTCTAACAACTTCAGATCGTCCTAGAAAATATTGGGCCGATTTAAAGTCTAAACTTAAAAAAGAAGGAAGTGAACTGTCCGATCAAATCGGACAGTTGAAAATGAAAGCTTCAGATGGAAAATCAAGAGCTACTGATGTTGCCAATACTCCCCAACTCCTACGGATTATTCAATCCATACCAAGTCCAAAAGCAGAGCCTTTTAAACAATGGCTTGCAAAGGTTGGTTATGAGCGGATACAAGAAATAACTAATCCTGAACAAAGTTTAAATAGAGCAAGGGAAAACTGGCAAAAACTAGGTCGCAGCGAAAAGTGGATCCAGCAACGAATGACCGGGCAAGAAACCCGAAATAAACTTACCGATTATTGGAAAGATAATGGGGTTACCAAAAATATTGAATTTGCACTTTTAACAAATATTATTCATCAAGAATGGACAGGATTAACCGTTCAAAATCACAAAAACTTAAAAGGCCTAAAATCCCAAAATCTCCGTGATCACATGAGTGAAGCGGAATTAATTTTTACAGCACTCGCCGAATTATCTACTAGACAAATTGCAGAGACAGAAGAATCAATGGGATTAAAAGAAAATGCTAATTCAAGTAAAAAGGGAGGTGCTATAGCAAAGAATGCAAGAATTGCTTTAGAAAGCAAAACGGGAAAAAGTGTTATTACAGGAGAAAATTTTTTACCTACACCAAAAGAAAACAAGAAATTGAAATAG
- a CDS encoding acyl-CoA carboxylase subunit beta: protein MDKKIALLKDKINQANLGGGQARIDSQHKKGKLTARERIHFLMDEGSFEEIGMMVTHRSTDFGMEREKYLGDGVVTGYGTINGRLTYVFSQDFTVFGGSLSETHAEKICKLMDMAMKNGAPLIGLNDSGGARIQEGVVSLGGYADIFYKNVQASGVIPQLSAIMGPCAGGAVYSPAITDFILMVENTSYMFVTGPNVVKTVTHEEVTSEELGGASTHATKSGVTHFACANEIDAITHVKKLLSYMPQNCEEIADHLPYEATDESRPELNTFMPENASQPYDIREVISAVADTDSFLEVHAAYAENIVVGFARLAGRSIGIVANQPAYLAGVLDSNSSSKAARFVRFCDCFNIPLLVFEDVPGFLPGTDQEWNGIITNGAKLLYAFSEATVPRITVITRKAYGGAYDVMNSKHIGADMNYAWPSAEIAVMGAKGAAEIIFKREITSAEKPEEKWLEKEKLYSDIFANPYRAAERGFVDEVIEPAQTRIKLIKAFKMLENKVVNNPKKKHGNIPL, encoded by the coding sequence ATGGATAAAAAAATAGCATTACTTAAAGATAAAATCAACCAGGCCAATCTTGGCGGCGGACAGGCCCGTATCGACAGTCAGCATAAAAAAGGTAAACTCACTGCCCGCGAGCGCATCCACTTTTTAATGGATGAAGGTAGTTTCGAAGAAATCGGCATGATGGTTACCCACCGCAGCACCGACTTCGGTATGGAACGCGAAAAATACCTTGGCGATGGTGTGGTAACCGGTTACGGAACCATTAACGGGCGCTTAACCTATGTTTTCTCTCAGGATTTTACAGTATTTGGTGGCTCGCTATCCGAAACCCATGCCGAAAAAATCTGCAAGCTGATGGATATGGCCATGAAAAATGGTGCACCATTAATTGGCTTAAATGATAGCGGCGGTGCACGTATTCAGGAAGGCGTAGTATCATTAGGTGGTTATGCCGATATCTTTTACAAAAACGTCCAGGCATCAGGTGTTATTCCGCAGCTCTCGGCCATTATGGGCCCTTGTGCTGGCGGGGCGGTGTATTCGCCTGCCATTACCGATTTTATCCTGATGGTAGAAAATACCTCTTATATGTTTGTTACCGGCCCTAATGTGGTTAAAACCGTAACACACGAAGAAGTAACTTCAGAAGAACTGGGCGGTGCCAGTACACATGCTACAAAATCGGGTGTTACCCATTTTGCCTGCGCCAACGAAATTGATGCGATTACCCATGTAAAGAAATTATTGAGTTACATGCCTCAAAACTGTGAGGAAATTGCAGATCATTTACCATACGAAGCTACCGACGAAAGCCGGCCGGAACTGAATACTTTTATGCCCGAAAATGCTTCGCAGCCTTACGATATCCGAGAGGTAATTAGCGCTGTTGCCGATACCGATAGCTTTTTAGAAGTACATGCCGCTTATGCAGAAAATATTGTGGTGGGTTTTGCCCGTTTAGCAGGGAGAAGCATCGGCATTGTGGCCAATCAGCCTGCCTACTTAGCGGGTGTTTTAGATAGTAATTCTTCAAGCAAAGCCGCTCGTTTTGTCCGTTTTTGCGATTGTTTTAACATCCCTTTACTGGTATTTGAAGATGTTCCGGGCTTTTTACCGGGTACCGATCAGGAGTGGAACGGCATTATCACCAATGGGGCAAAATTATTATACGCCTTTAGCGAAGCTACAGTGCCGCGCATTACGGTGATTACCCGGAAAGCCTACGGTGGTGCTTATGATGTAATGAACAGCAAACACATTGGCGCCGATATGAATTATGCCTGGCCAAGTGCCGAAATTGCCGTAATGGGTGCCAAAGGTGCCGCAGAAATCATTTTTAAGAGAGAGATCACCTCAGCAGAAAAACCAGAAGAAAAATGGCTGGAAAAAGAAAAACTCTATTCTGATATTTTCGCTAACCCTTACCGTGCGGCAGAACGCGGTTTTGTTGACGAAGTAATAGAACCCGCCCAAACCCGTATCAAGTTGATAAAAGCTTTTAAGATGTTAGAAAATAAGGTGGTGAATAACCCCAAAAAGAAACATGGAAATATACCTTTGTAA
- a CDS encoding MFS transporter — MLKRADILLMAFCTGLIVANIYYCQPLVILIAKDFNLTETDAGKITYLTQIGYALGLFLLVPLGDMFERKKQILIITGLAIFALLVAALSHTFFILEVASILIGTCSIVPQLILPLAANLSTDENRGANIGMIMSGLLVGILASRAVSGSIGFWLGWRAVYYIAAAICGLLIFLMAKRFPQSYPAFKGTYKELMRSMFGYIKTQPALRETSIINFLAFAIISAFWTTMVLFLANPPFSFQTLQIGLFGIAGAAGALAAPLVGKLSDGNNPRKNLMIGFILQIISIALFYFTGNNLYLFVIGIILIDIGQQAIHVTNQTRIYTLIPEARNRLNTIFMSVSFIGASCGSALGLWLWGQGGWALFCYGMTGIIILNILIYQFHGRKKVTNQ, encoded by the coding sequence ATGTTAAAACGAGCGGATATTCTTCTCATGGCTTTTTGCACCGGCCTCATTGTTGCAAACATTTATTACTGCCAGCCTCTGGTGATCTTGATTGCTAAAGATTTTAACCTTACTGAAACCGACGCTGGAAAAATTACCTACCTCACGCAGATTGGTTATGCCCTGGGGCTTTTCCTTTTGGTTCCGCTGGGCGATATGTTCGAACGCAAAAAGCAGATTCTCATCATTACCGGCCTGGCCATTTTTGCTTTGCTGGTTGCTGCACTGTCACATACCTTTTTTATATTGGAAGTGGCCTCTATTCTGATCGGAACCTGTTCTATCGTTCCTCAACTTATCCTCCCATTGGCTGCTAATTTAAGCACCGACGAAAACCGTGGCGCAAACATTGGCATGATTATGAGTGGTTTACTAGTGGGTATTCTGGCCTCGCGTGCAGTTAGCGGAAGCATTGGTTTTTGGCTAGGCTGGAGAGCAGTTTATTATATCGCAGCCGCAATTTGCGGATTACTGATCTTTTTAATGGCTAAACGTTTTCCACAAAGTTACCCTGCCTTTAAAGGAACTTATAAAGAGCTGATGCGATCGATGTTTGGCTACATTAAAACCCAGCCTGCTTTAAGAGAGACTTCCATCATCAACTTTTTGGCCTTTGCCATTATCAGCGCATTCTGGACCACCATGGTGTTATTCCTCGCCAACCCGCCATTTAGTTTCCAGACTTTACAGATCGGTTTATTCGGCATTGCAGGTGCTGCGGGTGCATTAGCAGCACCTTTGGTTGGAAAACTGAGCGATGGCAACAATCCACGTAAAAACTTAATGATCGGTTTTATCCTGCAGATCATTAGCATTGCCTTATTCTATTTTACCGGCAACAACCTGTACCTGTTTGTAATTGGCATTATACTAATCGACATCGGTCAGCAAGCTATACATGTAACCAACCAAACCCGTATTTATACGCTTATACCTGAAGCAAGAAACAGGTTAAATACCATTTTTATGTCGGTAAGTTTTATCGGTGCCAGCTGCGGTTCAGCTTTAGGCCTCTGGTTATGGGGGCAGGGCGGCTGGGCATTGTTCTGCTATGGTATGACGGGCATTATTATCCTCAATATTTTAATTTATCAGTTCCACGGAAGGAAAAAAGTAACTAACCAATAA
- a CDS encoding GNAT family N-acetyltransferase, whose protein sequence is MVQIEQIFPSLTWRIRHETMYPDEPFDIVKLKDDFDGIHFGLYLDHKLTGVVSLFHEGDVYQFRKLAVLPSAQKAGLGSQLIEYILDFCKIQKATKLWCNARVNAKEFYFKFGFHETDKIFFKDGIDFVVMEKELSS, encoded by the coding sequence ATGGTTCAGATTGAACAAATATTCCCTTCTTTAACCTGGCGGATCAGGCACGAAACCATGTACCCCGACGAGCCTTTTGATATTGTAAAACTGAAAGACGATTTTGATGGCATCCATTTTGGTTTGTACCTCGATCATAAATTAACCGGCGTAGTTTCACTCTTTCATGAGGGTGATGTTTATCAGTTCAGAAAACTGGCTGTTCTCCCTTCGGCACAAAAAGCAGGTTTAGGCTCGCAGCTGATAGAGTATATACTCGATTTTTGTAAAATTCAAAAAGCAACAAAACTATGGTGCAATGCCCGTGTAAATGCTAAAGAATTTTATTTTAAATTTGGCTTCCACGAAACCGATAAAATCTTTTTTAAAGATGGAATCGATTTTGTGGTCATGGAAAAAGAATTATCAAGTTAA
- a CDS encoding M42 family metallopeptidase, with product MAKKKDDEKKKHTPVVTKKSLQFLEEYINNPAPTGYEWEGQKLWLNYLKPYIDEHFIDNYGTAVGVINPKANFKVVIEAHADEISWYVNYITSDGLIYVIRNGGSDHQIAPSKRVNIHTEKGLVKAVFGWPAIHTRHGEKEQAPELKNIFLDCGCTSKEEVEKLGIHVGCVITYEDEFMVLNDRYYVGRALDNRVGGFMIAEVARLLKENKKKLPFGLYIVNSVQEEIGLRGAEMIAQRIKPNVAIITDVTHDTTTPMINKNIQGDLAAGKGPVVSYAPAVQTNLNKLLIKTAEKNNIPFQRQASSRSTGTDTDAFAYSNGGVPSALISLPLRYMHTTVEMVHKEDVDNVISLIYESLLNITDGQDFREFK from the coding sequence ATGGCTAAGAAAAAAGACGACGAAAAAAAGAAACACACCCCGGTAGTAACTAAAAAATCGCTACAGTTTCTTGAAGAATACATTAACAACCCTGCTCCTACCGGTTACGAGTGGGAAGGACAAAAACTTTGGTTAAATTATTTAAAACCCTATATCGACGAACATTTTATCGATAATTATGGTACTGCTGTTGGTGTGATTAACCCAAAAGCAAATTTTAAAGTGGTTATTGAGGCCCACGCAGATGAGATCTCGTGGTATGTAAACTACATCACCAGCGATGGTTTAATTTACGTGATCCGCAATGGTGGTTCAGACCATCAGATTGCACCTTCGAAACGTGTAAACATCCATACTGAAAAAGGATTGGTTAAAGCCGTATTTGGCTGGCCGGCTATCCATACCCGTCATGGCGAAAAAGAACAGGCTCCTGAGTTAAAAAATATCTTTTTAGATTGCGGTTGCACCTCAAAAGAAGAAGTAGAAAAACTGGGCATCCATGTTGGCTGCGTAATTACCTACGAAGATGAGTTTATGGTTTTAAACGACCGTTATTATGTTGGCCGCGCATTAGATAACCGCGTAGGTGGTTTTATGATTGCCGAAGTAGCCCGTTTATTAAAAGAAAACAAGAAAAAACTTCCATTCGGTTTGTACATTGTAAACTCGGTACAGGAAGAAATCGGTTTACGTGGTGCAGAAATGATTGCACAACGCATTAAACCAAATGTGGCTATCATTACCGACGTAACGCACGATACCACTACCCCAATGATTAATAAAAACATTCAGGGTGATTTAGCTGCGGGCAAAGGTCCGGTGGTTTCTTACGCACCTGCTGTACAAACCAATCTGAACAAATTATTGATCAAAACTGCTGAGAAAAACAATATTCCGTTCCAGCGCCAGGCTTCATCACGTTCTACCGGAACGGATACCGATGCTTTTGCTTATTCGAACGGTGGTGTACCATCGGCATTAATTTCTTTGCCGTTACGCTATATGCACACTACGGTAGAAATGGTACACAAAGAAGATGTTGATAATGTGATCAGCCTGATTTATGAAAGCTTACTGAACATTACTGATGGGCAGGATTTCAGGGAATTTAAATAA
- a CDS encoding IS3 family transposase, whose amino-acid sequence MSKKVVCLNSEGRSREKEKALIIQGLRQKHDLKMLLQAADMARSTFYYHIQKNKKADKYDHLKIQIKNLYDQHKGRLGYRRMVYALRELGFHLNDKTVLRLMKSMGLKSVIRVKKYKTYRGQFGKVAENVLQRNFRADRPFQKWATDVTEFKVGVQKLYLSPIIDLFNGEIISYKLSERPNFKQVTEMIKEAFIRIPKQQTALILHSDQGWQYQMKAYQKLLQEKAVIQSMSRKGNCLDNAVIENFFGTIKSELFYLKKYQTIEELKMEIKSYISYYNNDRIRLNLKGMSPVKYRTQMWKN is encoded by the coding sequence ATATCTAAAAAAGTTGTATGCCTTAATTCAGAAGGAAGAAGCAGAGAAAAAGAAAAAGCGCTGATCATCCAGGGATTAAGGCAGAAACACGATCTTAAAATGTTGCTACAGGCAGCAGATATGGCTAGGAGTACGTTCTATTACCACATCCAGAAAAATAAAAAAGCAGATAAATACGATCATCTTAAAATACAGATCAAGAACTTATATGACCAGCATAAGGGCAGATTAGGGTATAGACGGATGGTCTATGCCCTAAGGGAGCTGGGCTTTCATCTCAATGATAAAACAGTTCTGCGCCTCATGAAGTCGATGGGGCTGAAAAGTGTGATCAGGGTAAAGAAATATAAAACCTATAGGGGGCAGTTCGGTAAAGTGGCCGAGAATGTATTGCAGCGTAACTTTAGAGCAGATAGGCCTTTCCAAAAATGGGCAACAGATGTTACAGAGTTTAAAGTAGGCGTACAAAAGTTATATCTTTCGCCTATAATAGATCTTTTTAATGGTGAGATAATAAGTTACAAATTGTCGGAAAGGCCGAATTTTAAGCAAGTAACAGAAATGATCAAAGAAGCTTTTATACGCATACCCAAGCAACAAACAGCGCTTATCTTACATTCCGATCAGGGATGGCAGTACCAAATGAAGGCGTACCAAAAGCTCCTTCAGGAAAAAGCTGTTATACAGAGCATGTCAAGGAAGGGAAATTGCCTGGACAATGCAGTCATTGAAAACTTTTTTGGAACTATAAAATCCGAACTGTTTTACCTGAAAAAATATCAAACCATAGAAGAACTAAAAATGGAAATCAAATCTTACATAAGCTATTATAATAACGACAGGATCAGACTTAACTTAAAAGGAATGAGTCCGGTAAAGTACCGAACTCAAATGTGGAAAAATTAA
- a CDS encoding helix-turn-helix domain-containing protein has translation MSRKIKYGLELKLLLVKQAINGEGSVRAIAKENQINHTILDKWVSFYKAYGIEGLQLQPRQYDGDFKLTVIETLRTEGLSLYQACIRFKLPSVSMLSNWQKKYESEGVGALFKSCREKFMDAPDKKSKKNNPKQTREQELEKENNFLRAENEYLKKLYALIQKEEAEKKKKR, from the coding sequence ATGAGTAGAAAAATTAAATACGGTTTAGAGTTAAAATTACTGTTGGTAAAACAGGCGATCAATGGAGAAGGTTCGGTTCGTGCTATTGCTAAGGAAAACCAGATTAACCATACGATTTTGGATAAATGGGTTAGTTTTTATAAAGCCTATGGAATTGAAGGATTACAATTGCAGCCACGTCAATACGATGGCGATTTTAAGTTAACAGTAATAGAAACATTAAGAACTGAAGGCTTATCTTTATACCAGGCCTGCATCAGATTCAAACTTCCTTCAGTCAGTATGCTCAGCAATTGGCAAAAGAAGTATGAAAGTGAAGGTGTGGGGGCACTTTTCAAATCATGTAGGGAAAAATTTATGGATGCACCCGATAAAAAATCTAAAAAGAATAATCCTAAACAAACCAGGGAGCAGGAGTTGGAAAAGGAAAACAATTTTTTGCGTGCCGAAAATGAATATCTAAAAAAGTTGTATGCCTTAATTCAGAAGGAAGAAGCAGAGAAAAAGAAAAAGCGCTGA
- the gpmA gene encoding 2,3-diphosphoglycerate-dependent phosphoglycerate mutase: protein MKKIVLIRHGQSVWNLENRFTGWTDVDLSETGYLEAKKAGEILKKHDYNFDIAFTSLLKRAIKTLHIILEDLDHLWIPEHKSWHLNERFYGALQGLNKAETAEKYGADQVYKWRRDPDEEPPQISKDDERYPGNDLRYQLLKPGELPLTENLSDTIARVLPYWNESIVPAISRNEKVIISAHGNSLRALIKYIDNLSNEEVTALEIPTGVPLVYELDDDLQKIRHYYLE from the coding sequence ATGAAGAAAATTGTGCTCATTCGCCACGGCCAAAGTGTTTGGAACCTCGAAAACCGGTTTACAGGGTGGACAGATGTAGATTTATCTGAAACTGGTTATTTAGAAGCCAAAAAAGCTGGTGAAATTTTAAAAAAACACGATTACAATTTTGATATTGCTTTTACCTCCTTATTAAAACGGGCGATTAAAACACTTCATATTATTTTAGAAGACCTTGATCATCTTTGGATACCCGAACATAAAAGCTGGCATTTAAACGAACGTTTTTACGGAGCATTACAAGGCTTAAACAAAGCAGAAACAGCCGAAAAATATGGTGCAGACCAGGTTTATAAATGGAGAAGAGATCCTGACGAAGAGCCGCCACAGATTAGTAAAGATGATGAACGTTACCCCGGGAATGACCTGCGTTATCAACTTTTAAAACCCGGGGAGCTCCCTTTAACCGAAAACTTAAGTGATACCATCGCAAGGGTACTGCCTTATTGGAACGAAAGTATAGTACCGGCAATTAGCAGAAATGAAAAAGTAATTATATCTGCCCATGGCAATAGTTTAAGGGCATTGATCAAATACATCGATAATTTATCAAACGAAGAAGTAACCGCACTCGAAATCCCAACAGGAGTTCCGCTGGTTTATGAACTGGATGACGACCTCCAAAAAATAAGACATTATTACCTGGAATAA
- a CDS encoding PAS domain-containing protein, with translation MRSNKKSIDLSIICDDHWDVVFDHVGLGFWEFSVATGILRSTRSCKLNFGYPPDGVLAYETLLGLILPEDLDHVQDEIELTVSGEKSSYHALYRIRRPDGEIRWIKADGILSKQDGESLKLIGTTLDVTSLKQSQS, from the coding sequence ATGAGATCAAATAAAAAAAGCATCGATCTTTCAATTATCTGTGATGATCATTGGGATGTCGTATTCGACCATGTTGGTTTGGGCTTTTGGGAATTTAGTGTAGCCACAGGCATACTCCGCTCAACCAGATCATGCAAACTTAATTTTGGTTATCCGCCAGATGGGGTTTTGGCTTATGAAACCCTTTTAGGCTTAATCTTACCAGAAGATTTAGACCATGTTCAGGATGAAATAGAACTTACCGTTTCCGGCGAAAAAAGCAGTTACCATGCACTGTACCGGATTCGCCGCCCGGATGGAGAAATCCGCTGGATTAAAGCCGACGGAATTCTTTCTAAGCAGGACGGCGAAAGTTTAAAGTTAATTGGAACCACTCTAGATGTGACCAGTTTAAAGCAATCTCAATCTTAG
- the xth gene encoding exodeoxyribonuclease III: protein MKIATYNVNGVNGRLPVLLRWLEETQPDVVCLQELKAPEEKFPEQAIKDAGYNAIWHGQKSWNGVAILARNLEITELKRGLEGDPEDLQSRYIEAIVNGVVIGCLYLPNGNPAPGPKFDYKLQWFERFTAHTATLLARNIPVVLAGDYNVIPTELDAYKPERWVEDALFRPETRLAFKNLLAQGWTDAIRKLYPTETIYTFWDYFRNAYGRNAGLRIDHFLLSPQVSDRLKSAGVDKQVRGWEKTSDHGPVWIELNEL, encoded by the coding sequence ATGAAAATAGCTACCTATAATGTAAATGGTGTGAATGGCCGCTTGCCTGTGCTGTTACGTTGGCTGGAAGAAACCCAGCCTGATGTAGTGTGCCTGCAGGAATTGAAGGCTCCCGAGGAAAAATTCCCTGAACAGGCAATTAAAGATGCGGGTTATAATGCCATCTGGCATGGACAGAAAAGTTGGAACGGAGTGGCTATACTCGCCAGAAATTTAGAAATAACAGAATTAAAGCGTGGTTTAGAAGGCGATCCTGAAGACCTGCAAAGCAGGTATATAGAGGCAATTGTAAACGGTGTGGTTATTGGCTGTTTATACCTTCCAAATGGTAATCCGGCACCTGGCCCTAAGTTTGATTATAAACTGCAATGGTTTGAGCGTTTTACCGCTCATACTGCAACGTTGCTGGCGCGAAATATACCTGTGGTTTTAGCAGGAGATTATAATGTGATTCCAACTGAACTGGATGCCTATAAACCTGAAAGATGGGTTGAAGATGCTTTATTCCGTCCTGAAACACGCCTGGCATTTAAAAATTTATTGGCACAAGGCTGGACAGATGCCATAAGAAAATTATATCCTACCGAGACGATTTATACATTTTGGGATTATTTCCGCAATGCTTATGGCAGAAATGCAGGTTTAAGGATTGATCATTTTTTGCTCAGTCCTCAGGTAAGCGATCGCTTAAAATCGGCAGGAGTAGATAAGCAGGTTAGGGGATGGGAAAAAACAAGCGACCACGGACCTGTTTGGATTGAACTAAATGAACTGTAA
- a CDS encoding sigma-70 family RNA polymerase sigma factor, with the protein MFKAVLNNPSAEPKDIRWFYDQYAPMLLGYINGIVQDHQQSEDHLVAILTSFVKDVVLQEKSKLNIWLELRQYAQSKLTLFTAKDHQLKPNPSVNKGKLDLLDDSQKRIFCAVYYHGKSIPYLAATMGCDESEIRNQLKLSIDKMRRASGN; encoded by the coding sequence ATGTTCAAAGCAGTTTTAAACAATCCTTCTGCCGAACCAAAAGACATCCGTTGGTTTTATGATCAGTATGCACCCATGCTGCTTGGCTATATCAATGGCATTGTGCAAGACCATCAACAATCAGAAGACCACCTGGTTGCCATTCTCACTTCATTTGTTAAGGATGTGGTTTTACAGGAAAAAAGCAAGTTAAATATCTGGCTTGAACTGCGCCAGTATGCACAAAGCAAATTAACTTTATTTACAGCAAAAGATCATCAGTTAAAACCTAACCCATCAGTAAACAAGGGGAAATTAGATTTGTTAGATGATTCGCAGAAACGGATATTCTGTGCGGTATATTACCATGGAAAATCAATTCCGTACCTGGCGGCAACAATGGGCTGTGATGAAAGCGAAATCCGCAATCAGTTAAAATTATCAATCGATAAAATGAGGAGGGCAAGTGGAAATTAA
- a CDS encoding response regulator, protein MSAYKVKRVFIVDDDESIHDIINLIFEQDIVHGVLNANDLEESILAFSPDIILMDIRMGDADGRELCNKLKENSKTAHLPILLLSALNIDVNNLGCIPDDVIEKPFDIGHLIEKVNQLLDK, encoded by the coding sequence ATGAGTGCGTACAAAGTAAAGAGAGTTTTTATCGTTGATGATGATGAAAGCATCCACGATATCATTAATTTAATTTTTGAGCAAGATATTGTTCATGGAGTTTTAAATGCCAATGATTTAGAGGAATCAATACTGGCATTTTCGCCTGATATTATCCTGATGGATATCCGCATGGGAGATGCCGATGGCCGCGAACTCTGCAACAAGCTAAAGGAAAATTCTAAAACAGCACATTTACCTATTCTTTTATTATCTGCTTTAAATATTGATGTCAATAATTTAGGCTGTATTCCGGATGATGTTATCGAAAAACCTTTTGATATAGGCCACCTGATTGAAAAAGTAAATCAGTTACTGGATAAATAA
- a CDS encoding RNA polymerase sigma factor yields the protein METLNFNCDIYQYKQPLFDRALAYTRDEDDAADLVQDTFMKAFRFSAKFEMGSNVRAWLFTILKNTFLNHYYKVKRKNEMIQQEDDLTSVQLVPSASANGGSAKFMMEDIQRSLNLLPEDCRFCFCRYFEGYKYHEIAAELDIPLGTVKTKIHVARGLLKKMLKNYKDGMAA from the coding sequence ATGGAAACATTAAATTTCAATTGCGACATTTACCAGTACAAACAACCGCTTTTCGACCGTGCCCTAGCTTATACCCGTGATGAAGATGATGCTGCGGATTTAGTGCAGGATACCTTTATGAAAGCCTTTAGGTTTTCGGCAAAGTTCGAAATGGGCAGTAATGTAAGGGCCTGGCTTTTTACGATCTTAAAAAATACCTTCCTTAATCATTATTATAAAGTAAAGCGTAAAAATGAAATGATCCAGCAGGAAGATGACCTTACTTCTGTTCAGCTTGTGCCAAGCGCATCAGCGAATGGCGGATCGGCCAAATTTATGATGGAAGACATTCAGCGTTCTTTAAACCTTTTGCCTGAAGATTGCCGCTTTTGTTTCTGCCGTTATTTTGAAGGTTATAAATACCATGAAATTGCTGCAGAACTTGATATCCCTCTAGGAACAGTTAAAACCAAAATACACGTTGCCAGGGGACTGTTAAAAAAGATGCTTAAAAATTATAAGGACGGAATGGCTGCTTAG
- a CDS encoding response regulator: MINIILADDHNIIRTSLKVLIEKHEGIKVVAEVSDGLGVLELLEKGIKADIVLSDIVMPNLDGIGLISKIKAGGYDTKVVVLSILDDEKYASNAFISGAFAYLSKDIEEDELLFCLQHVMKGKRYLSSNLCIAILERFNTELNMLSQKTNAEINFSEREINVLKLIADGLTNQEIADKLYLSRRTVESQREALINKTGTKNSASLVRFAMRNGYIS, translated from the coding sequence ATGATTAACATTATTCTTGCGGACGATCACAATATCATCCGGACCTCTCTAAAAGTACTGATAGAAAAACACGAAGGGATTAAAGTTGTAGCAGAAGTATCGGATGGTTTAGGTGTTTTAGAACTTCTCGAAAAAGGAATAAAAGCTGATATTGTTTTATCAGATATTGTAATGCCAAACCTCGACGGGATCGGTTTGATCAGCAAAATTAAGGCAGGTGGATACGATACAAAAGTGGTGGTGCTGTCTATTTTAGATGACGAAAAATATGCTTCAAATGCCTTTATCTCAGGGGCTTTTGCTTACCTCTCAAAAGACATTGAAGAAGACGAACTGCTGTTTTGCCTACAACATGTAATGAAGGGAAAACGTTATCTTTCTTCCAATTTATGCATCGCGATATTGGAGCGTTTTAACACCGAACTCAATATGTTATCGCAAAAAACCAATGCCGAAATCAACTTTTCGGAGCGCGAAATCAATGTGCTAAAACTCATCGCAGATGGTTTAACCAACCAGGAAATTGCTGATAAATTGTACCTGAGCAGACGCACTGTGGAGAGTCAAAGGGAAGCACTGATCAATAAAACCGGCACTAAAAACTCCGCTTCGCTGGTTCGCTTTGCCATGCGGAATGGTTATATTTCATAG